Proteins encoded together in one Planctomyces sp. SH-PL14 window:
- a CDS encoding DUF1559 domain-containing protein: MTPPPAVVVSPAPRRTRKTPGFTLIELLVVIAIIAVLVAILLPAVQQAREAARRSQCQNNLKQLALAVHSYTETFGVLPPAYVHQRAATSITGDNHGHWAWSALLLPYVELSGLYNKLNVGGQTPSQALVDSRDEMRKNYGVFRCPSDNGPAFHDTGTSLGYTISLVSGAGDTGLSVTNYVVSNNTKNVRQRRATNGKDGTTGATGPFWMDSSCALRDFVDGSSNTLLIGERAYKSNSILMNAGMLFCVRDYNGLGPSSQDITSPAANQGLMSIAGSVHEGINPVLTAVDTFRSQSYSSRHVGGVHFAFGDGRVAFLSENIQNNMVTNGTDSVLEALAGIEDGVVASEY; this comes from the coding sequence ATGACCCCTCCGCCCGCTGTCGTTGTGTCCCCCGCGCCCCGTCGGACGCGGAAAACGCCTGGTTTTACGCTGATTGAGCTGCTGGTCGTCATCGCGATCATCGCCGTGCTGGTGGCGATCCTGCTCCCGGCGGTGCAGCAGGCCCGCGAGGCGGCGCGGCGGTCGCAGTGCCAGAACAACCTCAAGCAGCTGGCGCTGGCGGTCCATAGTTATACCGAGACGTTCGGCGTCCTCCCGCCGGCTTATGTTCATCAGCGGGCGGCGACATCCATTACCGGGGACAATCACGGGCACTGGGCGTGGTCGGCGCTATTGCTCCCTTACGTCGAGCTTTCGGGTCTCTATAACAAATTGAATGTCGGTGGGCAGACGCCGAGTCAGGCGCTGGTCGACAGCCGCGACGAGATGCGGAAGAACTACGGCGTCTTCCGCTGTCCTTCGGACAACGGTCCGGCCTTCCATGACACCGGGACGAGCCTGGGCTACACGATCTCGCTCGTGAGCGGGGCGGGGGACACCGGCCTGTCGGTGACGAACTACGTCGTCTCGAACAACACGAAGAACGTCCGTCAGCGGCGGGCGACGAACGGCAAGGACGGGACGACCGGCGCGACGGGGCCGTTCTGGATGGACAGCAGCTGTGCGCTGCGGGACTTCGTCGACGGGTCGAGCAACACGCTCCTGATCGGCGAGCGGGCCTACAAGTCGAACAGCATCCTCATGAATGCCGGGATGCTGTTCTGCGTCCGGGACTACAACGGGCTGGGGCCGTCGTCGCAAGACATCACGAGCCCGGCGGCGAACCAGGGGCTGATGTCGATTGCCGGGAGCGTCCATGAGGGGATCAACCCGGTGCTGACCGCCGTCGATACGTTCCGCAGCCAGTCGTACAGCAGCCGGCACGTGGGCGGGGTGCACTTTGCGTTCGGGGACGGGCGGGTCGCGTTCCTGAGCGAGAACATCCAGAACAACATGGTGACCAACGGCACCGACAGTGTGCTGGAGGCGCTGGCGGGGATTGAGGACGGCGTGGTCGCTTCGGAGTACTGA
- a CDS encoding TAXI family TRAP transporter solute-binding subunit, which translates to MNKSPFPPVVDGRIQRTLAVRWLTLACLAMVAVSGFLLLRNLREPTLPVRLSAGQPLKRRHAIAEVLRDEARAARLQLELVPTAGSEESLVKVSRGEIDAALVQGGMERIAGVSQIAILCPEPIHVLIRPELVDEHWEALAGKRIHLGPLGSGTRRLGLRLLDFAGLAPGDFQDDSRSEENLRQADPGDLPDLLFTVSSLPSPLAEWLVQQRGYRLKGLPFAEAYSRIDVQVRSESIPACMYQTDPAEPREDIPTVAPSMALVVRSDLSTDAVSRLMSVLYEGDFARNAALPALDAAELARLREFSLHPGAVSYLNRNEPILSNDLIEAAENLRSFLVSAAIALFLLWRWSVRRKAVGLEIWLDRATAIELACLDQAAQGAWNEAAALEQERALSRLKSEALEQFSAGKLNSDEDLRNFLLHIADVRSVLHGLERR; encoded by the coding sequence ATGAACAAGTCCCCGTTTCCCCCCGTGGTCGACGGCCGGATCCAGCGGACGCTCGCCGTCCGCTGGCTCACGCTGGCGTGCCTGGCGATGGTGGCCGTCTCCGGCTTCCTGCTCCTCCGGAACCTCCGCGAACCGACACTCCCGGTTCGCCTGAGCGCCGGGCAACCGCTCAAGCGCCGTCACGCCATCGCCGAGGTCCTCCGGGACGAAGCCCGCGCCGCGCGGCTCCAACTCGAACTCGTTCCCACGGCAGGCTCCGAGGAAAGCCTCGTCAAAGTCAGCCGCGGCGAGATCGACGCCGCCCTCGTCCAGGGGGGGATGGAACGGATCGCCGGCGTCTCGCAGATCGCCATCCTCTGTCCCGAACCGATCCACGTTCTCATCCGTCCCGAGCTGGTCGACGAACACTGGGAAGCGCTCGCGGGGAAACGGATTCATCTCGGCCCCCTGGGAAGCGGAACGCGGCGGCTGGGGCTCAGGCTCCTGGACTTCGCCGGCCTCGCGCCGGGCGACTTCCAGGACGACAGCCGCTCGGAAGAGAACCTTCGCCAGGCGGACCCCGGCGACCTTCCCGACCTCCTCTTCACCGTCTCCAGCCTCCCCTCGCCGCTGGCGGAGTGGCTCGTCCAGCAGCGGGGCTATCGACTGAAGGGGCTGCCGTTCGCGGAAGCGTACTCCCGGATCGACGTCCAGGTCCGCTCGGAGTCGATCCCCGCCTGCATGTACCAGACCGATCCTGCTGAACCGCGCGAGGACATTCCGACGGTCGCGCCCTCGATGGCCCTCGTGGTCCGCAGCGATCTCTCGACCGACGCCGTGTCACGGCTGATGTCAGTCCTCTACGAGGGGGATTTCGCACGCAACGCCGCCCTCCCGGCCCTCGACGCCGCCGAGCTGGCGCGGCTGCGGGAGTTCTCGCTCCATCCCGGCGCGGTCTCCTATCTCAACCGCAACGAGCCGATCCTGAGCAACGATCTGATCGAAGCGGCGGAGAACCTGCGGAGCTTCCTCGTCTCGGCGGCCATCGCCCTCTTCCTCCTGTGGCGGTGGTCAGTCCGGCGGAAGGCGGTCGGCCTCGAGATCTGGCTCGACCGGGCAACCGCGATCGAGCTCGCCTGCCTCGACCAGGCGGCCCAGGGAGCGTGGAACGAGGCCGCCGCGCTGGAACAGGAACGGGCGCTGAGCCGCCTCAAATCCGAGGCCCTGGAGCAGTTCTCGGCGGGGAAACTCAACAGCGACGAGGACCTCCGCAACTTCCTGCTGCACATCGCGGATGTCCGCAGCGTGCTGCATGGCCTGGAGCGCCGCTGA
- a CDS encoding DUF1559 domain-containing protein yields the protein MSRRSKSGFTLIELLVVIAIIAVLVALLLPAVQQAREAARQSSCKNNLKQFGLALHNYHDVANVFPAFTGGEALRMSGFIALLPYIEQGGMAREVEALPANNRPWSNNAPWTKKIGVMACPSDAGMTDPVNAGNTRGKRNYVFCVGDGEAGNDFGCNRPLDSRGLFAHVQCLNLSSVTDGSSNTIAMSEIVAPTSTNGPGIVANTLLPANAISPAACTALWNAALKTYPGGAHNSDAMRGYRWGDGASIYSTFSTSVPPNSSSCFTRNSRSNGGFGIFNAGSLHAGGVQVLMADGAVRFIGDNIDTGNQGAVLPTSGFQSCTVDLTSPGSGKSAYGVWGNLGTRGGGELLSDF from the coding sequence ATGTCGCGACGTTCGAAATCCGGTTTCACTTTGATCGAGCTGCTGGTCGTGATCGCGATCATCGCCGTCCTCGTGGCCCTGCTCCTCCCCGCCGTCCAGCAGGCGCGGGAAGCGGCCCGCCAGTCGAGCTGCAAGAACAACCTCAAGCAGTTCGGCCTCGCGCTCCACAACTACCACGACGTCGCCAACGTCTTCCCTGCCTTCACCGGCGGAGAGGCGCTCCGGATGTCCGGCTTCATCGCGCTGCTCCCGTACATCGAGCAGGGGGGGATGGCCCGGGAAGTCGAAGCTCTACCGGCGAACAACCGCCCGTGGAGCAACAACGCCCCCTGGACCAAGAAGATCGGCGTCATGGCCTGCCCGAGCGACGCCGGGATGACGGACCCGGTCAACGCGGGCAACACCCGCGGCAAGCGGAACTACGTGTTCTGCGTCGGCGACGGGGAAGCGGGGAACGACTTCGGCTGCAACCGCCCGCTGGACAGCCGCGGCCTGTTCGCCCACGTGCAGTGCCTGAACCTGAGCAGCGTCACGGACGGCTCGAGCAACACGATCGCGATGTCGGAGATCGTCGCCCCCACGTCGACGAACGGCCCGGGGATCGTGGCCAATACGCTCCTCCCGGCGAACGCGATCAGCCCGGCCGCCTGCACCGCGCTGTGGAACGCGGCCCTCAAGACCTATCCGGGCGGGGCCCACAACTCTGACGCGATGCGGGGCTACCGCTGGGGTGACGGGGCCTCGATCTACTCCACGTTCTCGACGTCGGTTCCTCCGAACTCGTCGAGCTGCTTCACGCGGAACTCGCGGAGCAACGGCGGCTTCGGGATCTTCAACGCGGGAAGCCTGCACGCGGGTGGCGTCCAGGTCCTGATGGCGGACGGCGCGGTCCGGTTCATCGGCGACAACATCGACACCGGCAACCAGGGGGCGGTCCTGCCGACGAGCGGCTTCCAGAGCTGCACGGTAGACCTGACGTCGCCCGGCTCCGGCAAGAGCGCGTACGGGGTGTGGGGGAACCTCGGCACGCGGGGCGGCGGAGAGCTCCTCTCGGACTTCTAA
- a CDS encoding DUF1501 domain-containing protein, protein MNRLPHIEIPATRRDFLTRSGAGFGAVALAGMLGNARAMAAPSGSPSAAPVAPKSPLAARKPHFGGTAKSVIFLFMEGGPSHLDTFDPKPLLNELAGKPLPESFGSVILAMGEARAPLLECKRTWKQHGQSGLWVSDWLPHTAQMVDDIAVIRSCWAEGINHSSGVCQMNTCSILGGRPSLGSWVSYGLGTENQDLPAYVVMQDNRSSVVNGPRNWSAGFMPAVYQGIRLSEGTEPVPNLKNPEAISTAQQRAKLEFLNGLNRGYAGQHPEQSELDARIASYELAFRMQAQAPEAVDLSQETLETQRLYGLDDKETEPFGRLCLLSRRLVERGVRFVQLYSGAGSKWDAHSGIEANHSKLCRGTDRPVAALLKDLKARGLLDETLVIWGGEFGRTPMSEQGNGRDHNPTGFTMWMAGGGIKGGQAIGTTDELGLRAVENKLHVRDLHTSILHLLGLGNLDLTYIHKGRPERPTINEGEFCEQLVRG, encoded by the coding sequence ATGAACCGACTCCCGCATATCGAGATCCCCGCCACCCGCCGCGACTTCCTGACCCGCAGCGGGGCCGGTTTTGGCGCCGTGGCGCTCGCCGGGATGCTGGGGAACGCCCGGGCGATGGCTGCGCCGTCGGGGTCCCCTTCGGCCGCTCCGGTCGCGCCGAAGAGCCCGCTCGCTGCGAGGAAGCCGCACTTCGGGGGGACCGCCAAGAGCGTGATCTTCCTCTTCATGGAGGGGGGGCCGAGTCATCTCGATACCTTCGACCCCAAGCCGCTTCTCAATGAGCTGGCCGGGAAGCCGCTGCCCGAGAGTTTCGGCTCCGTGATCCTGGCGATGGGGGAAGCCCGGGCACCGCTGCTCGAGTGCAAGCGGACCTGGAAGCAGCACGGGCAGTCGGGGCTGTGGGTCTCCGACTGGCTGCCGCACACGGCCCAGATGGTCGACGACATCGCCGTGATCCGCTCCTGCTGGGCGGAAGGAATCAACCACTCCTCCGGCGTCTGCCAGATGAACACCTGCTCGATCCTCGGCGGGCGGCCGTCGCTGGGGAGCTGGGTCAGCTACGGCCTGGGGACCGAGAACCAGGACCTCCCGGCGTACGTCGTGATGCAGGACAACCGCTCGTCGGTCGTCAACGGGCCGCGGAACTGGAGCGCGGGGTTCATGCCCGCGGTCTATCAGGGGATCCGGCTCTCCGAAGGGACCGAGCCGGTCCCGAACCTCAAGAACCCCGAGGCGATCTCGACCGCTCAGCAGCGGGCGAAGCTCGAATTCCTCAACGGCCTCAATCGCGGTTACGCCGGCCAGCATCCCGAGCAGAGCGAGCTCGACGCCCGGATCGCGAGCTACGAGCTCGCCTTCCGGATGCAGGCCCAGGCCCCCGAGGCGGTCGACCTCTCGCAGGAGACGCTCGAGACGCAGCGGCTCTACGGGCTCGACGACAAGGAGACGGAGCCGTTCGGCCGGCTGTGCCTGCTCTCGCGGCGGCTGGTCGAGCGGGGTGTCCGCTTCGTCCAGCTGTACAGCGGCGCGGGGAGCAAGTGGGACGCGCACTCCGGGATCGAGGCGAACCATTCGAAGCTGTGCCGCGGGACCGACCGGCCCGTGGCGGCGCTGCTCAAGGACCTCAAGGCCCGCGGCCTGCTCGACGAGACCCTCGTGATCTGGGGGGGCGAGTTCGGCCGGACGCCGATGTCGGAGCAGGGGAACGGCCGCGATCACAACCCGACCGGGTTCACGATGTGGATGGCCGGCGGCGGAATCAAAGGGGGGCAGGCGATCGGGACGACCGATGAGCTCGGCCTCCGGGCCGTGGAGAACAAGCTCCACGTCCGCGACCTGCACACCTCGATCCTGCACCTCCTGGGTCTCGGGAACCTCGACCTCACGTATATCCACAAGGGCCGGCCGGAGAGGCCGACGATCAACGAAGGGGAGTTCTGCGAGCAGCTCGTTCGCGGATGA
- a CDS encoding HEAT repeat domain-containing protein, with the protein MAVSIDDLMASYALQIGAFLHKAGYKIDFSPESLAELDRFFDEQAPGGQARPKGLLARELGIRLMAIGAYAGEVVRMKVGGTWVGDPDDPEMEIKVHLDLPDGITVFPTQRVMKRYRQGPENSLRAWGHRCGLPPTRPAAAPRGWVVPDEGEGELEALPLEIFAKPSLVERLWLDRPAVQIGLVLWVLMAFIGGWYPPLAVISLLIGLVGGCGMVLMSWWSAFRYVWKNEPGFCLFFLFPFYFIRYAILTLPHTRRAVWLLAGGLGTVIGSLVVLMPIQMLGAYLAGNVGKPKPAIAVVDNGQAPRIAPAVAPGNGPPAARGAPDPTESDMFVPPPPGAPPFTPPGVLPPPGSMPPPGFVPPPGFMPPPGTMPPPGYIPPPGAPPFGLPGPDIRRPRQGDQAAHDARVAALRPKSIDEAIRNVDSTDGAVRRQALEYLKETPRDAGRPDVAEKLLAMAKVDPERVTMEALLKWSGPEQFAGLGELLLRVPEYQATKVLKAMMAIDREKTLDLCGELLGNRSLRTWVKMVMGDEKEASERVLIPRLSDPDRDVRYAAADVLRGVGTSKSLPALEAQIAREGDATVKRTMESVAKSISRRKR; encoded by the coding sequence ATGGCCGTTTCGATCGATGACCTCATGGCCTCCTACGCGCTCCAGATCGGCGCCTTCCTCCACAAAGCCGGCTACAAGATCGACTTCTCACCGGAAAGCCTCGCCGAGCTCGACCGCTTCTTCGACGAACAGGCGCCTGGCGGACAGGCCCGCCCCAAAGGACTCCTGGCCCGCGAACTCGGCATCCGGCTCATGGCGATCGGCGCCTACGCCGGCGAAGTCGTGCGGATGAAAGTCGGCGGCACCTGGGTCGGCGATCCCGACGACCCCGAGATGGAGATCAAGGTCCACCTCGACCTTCCCGACGGAATCACCGTCTTCCCCACGCAGCGGGTGATGAAGCGGTACCGACAGGGGCCCGAGAACAGCCTGCGGGCCTGGGGCCACCGCTGCGGCCTTCCCCCCACCCGGCCCGCCGCGGCCCCGCGGGGCTGGGTCGTCCCCGATGAAGGGGAAGGAGAACTGGAGGCGCTCCCGCTGGAGATCTTCGCGAAGCCATCGCTCGTAGAGCGGCTCTGGCTCGATCGGCCGGCGGTCCAGATCGGACTCGTGCTGTGGGTCCTGATGGCGTTCATCGGCGGCTGGTATCCCCCGCTGGCGGTGATCTCGCTCCTGATTGGCCTTGTGGGTGGCTGCGGGATGGTGCTGATGTCCTGGTGGTCCGCCTTCCGGTATGTCTGGAAGAACGAGCCGGGCTTCTGCCTGTTCTTCCTCTTCCCGTTCTACTTCATCCGCTACGCGATCCTGACGCTGCCGCACACCCGGCGGGCGGTCTGGCTGCTCGCCGGCGGTCTGGGGACCGTGATCGGGTCGCTTGTCGTCCTCATGCCGATCCAGATGCTGGGGGCCTACCTCGCGGGGAACGTCGGAAAGCCGAAGCCGGCCATCGCGGTGGTGGACAACGGCCAGGCTCCGCGGATCGCCCCGGCCGTCGCTCCCGGGAACGGACCGCCCGCCGCGCGAGGGGCGCCGGATCCGACCGAGAGCGACATGTTCGTTCCCCCGCCCCCCGGCGCTCCGCCGTTCACTCCTCCCGGCGTCCTGCCTCCCCCGGGATCCATGCCGCCGCCCGGGTTTGTCCCTCCGCCGGGCTTCATGCCTCCGCCGGGGACCATGCCGCCCCCCGGCTACATCCCCCCGCCCGGAGCGCCTCCTTTCGGTCTGCCCGGGCCCGACATCCGCCGGCCGCGGCAGGGGGATCAGGCGGCGCACGATGCCCGGGTCGCGGCCCTGCGTCCCAAGTCGATCGATGAAGCGATCAGGAACGTGGATTCGACCGATGGTGCGGTGCGGCGTCAGGCCCTGGAGTATTTGAAGGAGACGCCTCGGGATGCGGGCCGCCCCGATGTTGCGGAGAAGCTGCTCGCGATGGCGAAGGTCGATCCGGAGCGGGTGACGATGGAGGCGTTGTTGAAGTGGTCCGGCCCGGAGCAGTTCGCGGGGTTGGGGGAGTTGTTGTTGCGGGTGCCGGAGTACCAGGCGACGAAGGTGTTGAAGGCGATGATGGCGATCGACCGGGAGAAGACGCTGGATCTGTGTGGTGAGTTGCTCGGGAACCGGTCGTTGCGGACTTGGGTGAAGATGGTGATGGGGGATGAGAAGGAGGCGAGTGAGCGGGTGCTCATTCCGCGGCTGAGTGATCCGGACCGGGATGTGCGGTATGCGGCGGCGGATGTGTTGCGGGGGGTGGGGACGTCGAAGTCGTTGCCGGCGCTGGAGGCGCAGATTGCGAGGGAGGGGGATGCGACGGTGAAGCGGACGATGGAGTCGGTGGCGAAGTCGATCTCTCGGCGCAAGAGATAA
- a CDS encoding NAD(P)H-dependent flavin oxidoreductase: MDTFLQRLGIERPIIQAPMAGVSTPEMAAAVSNAGGLGSIGVGAVDAEGTRRMIAAVRSKTDRPFNVNVFCHRPAVANAAREAAWLARLGPEFARYGAKPPARLTEIYESFLNDDARLAVLLEERPAIVSLHFGLPPRERIDALRTAGIILLASATSLAEGRAVAAAGVDAVVAQGYEAGGHRGVFDPDAADDCLGTVALTRLLATRLDLPVIAAGGIMDGAGIAASLMLGAVAAQLGTAFVACPESSADAGYRAALLGPPAERTVMTRVISGRPARCLANRFTALEQEGVRDAVPEYPIAYDAGKALHAAAKATGEFGYGAQWAGQGAPLARVMPAGELVRQLGSETERALASC, encoded by the coding sequence TTGGACACGTTCCTTCAGCGACTCGGGATCGAGCGGCCGATCATTCAGGCTCCCATGGCCGGGGTCTCGACGCCGGAGATGGCGGCCGCGGTGTCGAATGCGGGAGGGCTGGGCTCGATCGGGGTTGGGGCGGTCGATGCCGAGGGGACGCGGCGGATGATCGCCGCTGTTCGATCGAAGACGGACCGGCCGTTCAACGTCAATGTGTTCTGCCATCGGCCGGCGGTCGCGAATGCCGCTCGCGAAGCGGCGTGGCTGGCGCGGCTGGGGCCGGAGTTCGCGCGGTACGGTGCGAAGCCGCCCGCGCGACTGACGGAGATCTATGAGTCGTTTCTGAACGACGACGCCCGGCTGGCGGTGCTGCTCGAGGAGCGTCCCGCGATCGTCAGCCTTCACTTCGGCCTTCCCCCGCGGGAACGCATCGACGCCCTTCGCACGGCGGGGATCATTCTTCTCGCGTCGGCGACGAGTCTCGCCGAAGGACGTGCCGTTGCCGCCGCGGGAGTCGATGCCGTGGTCGCGCAGGGATACGAAGCCGGCGGACATCGCGGCGTGTTCGATCCCGATGCGGCGGACGACTGCCTCGGGACCGTGGCCTTGACCCGGCTGCTGGCGACCCGGCTCGACCTGCCGGTCATCGCGGCGGGAGGGATCATGGACGGAGCGGGGATCGCGGCTTCGCTGATGCTGGGGGCGGTCGCCGCGCAGCTCGGGACGGCGTTCGTCGCCTGTCCGGAGTCGTCGGCGGACGCAGGCTACCGGGCCGCGCTCCTCGGCCCGCCGGCGGAGCGGACCGTCATGACGAGAGTCATCTCGGGCCGTCCCGCCCGCTGTCTGGCCAATCGCTTCACGGCGCTGGAGCAGGAGGGCGTCCGGGATGCGGTCCCGGAGTACCCGATCGCCTACGACGCGGGGAAGGCGCTGCATGCCGCCGCCAAGGCGACCGGCGAGTTCGGCTACGGAGCCCAGTGGGCCGGGCAGGGGGCTCCGCTGGCCCGGGTGATGCCCGCCGGTGAGCTGGTGAGGCAGCTGGGAAGCGAGACCGAGCGGGCGTTGGCGAGCTGTTGA
- a CDS encoding SDR family oxidoreductase — translation MADAGKVALVTGAGSGIGRAVALALLGEGYRVVLAGRRLETLQATAALAPAGTTALPVAVDVTDPASVRSLFEQTAGAFGRLDVLFNNAGTGAPAVPLEDLTFEQWRAVVDVNLTGPFLCTQEAFRLMKSQTPRGGRIINNGSISATAPRPNSAPYTATKHAITGLTKSTSLDGRKYDIACGQIDIGNAATEMTARMVNGVPQANGTMMVEPRMDPEHVARAVVYMAGLPLDANVLFMTVMATQMPLVGRG, via the coding sequence ATGGCCGACGCAGGGAAAGTTGCACTGGTGACGGGAGCCGGGTCCGGGATCGGCCGCGCGGTGGCGCTGGCCCTGCTCGGAGAAGGCTACCGCGTCGTTCTGGCGGGCCGGCGGCTGGAGACACTCCAGGCGACGGCGGCGCTCGCTCCCGCAGGCACGACGGCTCTGCCGGTCGCCGTGGACGTGACCGACCCCGCGTCCGTCCGATCGCTCTTTGAACAGACGGCGGGGGCCTTCGGTCGGCTTGATGTGCTGTTCAACAATGCCGGCACCGGCGCGCCGGCGGTCCCGCTGGAGGACCTGACGTTCGAGCAGTGGCGGGCGGTGGTGGACGTCAATCTCACGGGTCCGTTCCTGTGCACGCAGGAGGCGTTCCGGCTGATGAAGTCGCAGACGCCGCGGGGCGGGCGGATCATCAACAACGGCTCGATCTCGGCCACGGCGCCGCGGCCCAACTCCGCGCCGTACACCGCGACGAAGCACGCCATCACGGGGCTGACGAAGTCGACGTCGCTGGACGGCCGCAAGTACGACATCGCCTGCGGTCAGATCGACATCGGGAACGCGGCGACCGAGATGACGGCCCGGATGGTGAACGGCGTCCCGCAGGCCAACGGGACCATGATGGTCGAGCCGCGGATGGATCCGGAGCACGTCGCGCGGGCGGTCGTCTACATGGCGGGGCTACCGCTGGATGCGAACGTGCTGTTCATGACGGTGATGGCCACCCAGATGCCGCTCGTGGGGCGTGGATGA